The genomic window AGAAATTGTATTTTATTGGTATGGTTTGTAGCGATTGTTATTTTTTCCGTGACTACGATAAGCAATGCCGAAGAATCTCCTGCGCATGTGGCTCAGGAAGATTTGTATGAAAAGGCGATGGTTCTTAAAGAAGATGGTAAGGGTGATGAGGCGATAAATATGTTCAATAAATTCATGGACACCAACAAGGACGAATTAAAAAGAACTGATGCCATGTTAGAGCAATGCATGATTATGAAAGGTATGAAAACTCCTACTTGGAAAACTAAGGCAAGAGAGGCACAACAAAAGGTTAAAATTCTTTATAGAACTAATTATATGAATCCAGAATACTGGCTTGTCTATGCAAAGTTTGCAGCGATTGTCAATGAGGAACGTGATGTATATGGAGCATTTAAAAAGGCATTTTACTATAAGCCGGATTATCCGGAAGGTTATATTGTAAAGGGAGATTTGTACAGCTACCTTGCAAAAAATACCGACCCGTCAGAATCCACTGCAAGCACTGCAATCGGTTATGAAGAGGCACATGTCAGTAAAGAGAATTCCGTCCGTTACCAGAAAGGAAAAGAGGCAAAGGAGTCTTACGAAATTGCACTTAGAAATTCAACCCTGGATAACGATAAAAAGGCGTCTATTCATTATAAAATTGGCGAACTGGAAATGAATATTTTATTAAATAAAGAAGAAGCGATTAAGAACTGGAAGAAGACGGTTGAGCTTTCCCGTGATAGTATGTATGGTAAAAAATCCGCCGAACTCTTGAGCAAGAATCTGTGATTAATGGTTTGACCGTTGACCTTGAAGACTGGTATCACATCTGTGGCGTAGAAGGCTATTCTGACCCACAGAACTGGGATACGTATGAAAATCGCATCATAAGAAATACCGATAAGGTACTTGCCCTGTTAAGAACGTATAAAGTAAGGGCTACTTTTTTTGTCCTTGGATACATTGCCTTCAAAGAGCCGGATCTCATAAGAACAATTAAGAGTGAGGGGCATGAAATAGCAACGCACGGCTTCTATCATAAAAGGATCTTTGAGATGACGGAACGGGAGTTTGAGGAAGATGTTCATAAGTCTATTTCGGTCATATCATCAAATATCAACGAGGATGTTCTAGGCTTTAGGGCACCGGAATGGTCGATAAGAAAAGAAACTCCTTGGATGTTGAAAATACTCAGGAAACTTGGTATTCTCTATGACTCGAGTATGGTTCCCCTTACCAGAATGGGAAGCAGGGATTTTCCTCTTTATCCATGCAAATTTACTACTGATTACGGAGTAATATGGGAATTTCCTCTTACTACAACAAGGCTATTTTGGGAACATCTCCCTTTTACCGGAGGATTGCCCCTGAGGATATTCCCTTACTTTTACATTGTCTCGAAGATTCAAAGAATAAATCGGGAAGGATATCCGGTTATCGTTTATATTCATCCGTGGGAATTTGACGTGGAACAGCCACACATTGACCTCCCGGTAAGCAGACGTTTTATGCATTATTTTAATATAAAAGCAACGTGCAAAAAGGTGGAGGGCTTGCTTCAGCATTTCCAGTTTTCCACGGTGAAGGACGTGCTTGGGATCAGGACATGAGAGATGCCTATTTTATGAAATCATTATTTTCTGCCCTTTTGTGCTATGTTGTCTTGCTGGCCATTTTGATAATTTTCGTTGCTGTTACAGGCATTATGGGAGCGCTCTTTCTTCTTACAATCGGTGTAGTATTCCTGGTTTATTTTTATGGCGGGTTTAAAAAAATTACCGTTTTGGGAGGCAAAGGTCGTACGTTTTGAATAGAAGGGTTGTTGTAACCGGTATCGGTATGATCACTGCCCATGGCATCGGGATAAAGGCAAATTGGACAAAGATAAAATCAGGCATGTCCAGCATACAGGAGATTGCATCATTTGATTCTTCAAAATACAGAGGAAAGACAGGCGGAGAAGCGCGTGAATTTAGTACTGCTACCCTTAACAATCTGAAGAATAAAAGGCTCGATAGGGCGTCACATCTTTTGATTCATACAACACGCGAAGCGCTTGCGGATGCGAATATCATTGATGCGGTAAAAAACATACCTGTACTTTTGTCTGTTGGCACAACGCTCGGCGGTATGATTTCCGGAGAGATATTCCATAAAGAGGTTATAAAAAGAGGGCTGAACAGGGCAAAGGTTTCCCGGGTATTTGATTATCTGGCTCATTATCAGGCGATTCATCTTTTTAAGGAATTGGAATTAAAAGGGGACTTTTTCGTTTTCTCCAATGCCTGCGCTTCAGGCACCGATGCTATTGGACATGCATTCAATTCAATACGACACGGTGATTATGACGTGGCCATTTGCGGGGGATATGATACCATGAGTGAGTTTTCATTTGCAGGATTTAACTCACTTATGGCAATAACACCAACCCTTTGCATGCCTTTTGATAAAAAGAGAGAAGGTCTGGTTCTTGGAGAGGGTGCAGGCGTTTTGATTTTAGAGGAACTGGAACATGCTCATAAGCGAAATGCACGTATACTGGGTGAGATAGCTGGTTATGGCGCATCATCGGATGCATGCCATATGACAAGCCCTGAACCATCGGGAAAAGGTGCGGCGATCGCTATAAAAAGGGCTTTGAAAGATGCCGGCCATCCTGAAATTGATTACATAAATGCCCACGGTACCGGGACAAAATACAATGACATCATGGAAACGAACGCCGTGGTAATAGCGTTTGAAAGCAAGGCAAAGGAAATACCTGTCAGTTCAATAAAACCAATGATCGGGCACCTCCTCGGAGGCGCTGGAGCAGTTGAGGCAATCGTTTCCCTGTTATCCATACTTTACAAAACCCTTATACCTAATATAAATTATACAACGCCCGACCCTGAATGTGCTTTAAATATCGTCAGGGAGTCTATGGGGTGTAATATAAAAACAGTCCTCTCCAACTCATTTGGATTTGGAGGTTCCAATGCAGCAATAATAATCAGGGAATATGTATGGAGAAATTAGTTTTGACAGGTGTAGGCATGGTGACTTCTATGGGTATCGGGAAGGAACAATTCTGGAATAACGTAGTAAACGGCTCTTCCGGGATCAAACGTCTTACGAAGTTTCCTACGGCACACGAAACCTACTGTGGAGAAATTAGTGACTTTCATTTCGATGTATCGATAAGCGACAACAGGTTCAGACGCGCAGCGGATATATCAAAATACACGCTAACTGCAGTAAACTTAGCAATAAGCGATGCAGGCACGAAGACTTTGGATGACAAAGATACCGCATTGGTCGTAGGGATAACCCATGGTGCATTAAATTATGCCCAAGCATTCCATAAGTCACTGGTGATGGAAGGCGTTGATGATATAAGCCCAATACATTTTTCAGATTCGGTGCTTAACGCCCCGGCCGGTAATGTATCCATCGGCTTTGGTATCAAAGGCCCGATTCATACGCTCGTTGGTGGCGCGACAACTGCTATAAAGGCAGTGATGCTTGCATCCCGGATGTTGAGCTCCGGAGTGGTTAGCAAGTCAATCGTTGTTTCCTCAGATGAACTGAACGAACTTTCTCTCCACTGCTATTCACGTCTGGGAATACATACCCTGTCGGAGGGTTCAGGCGCGGTATTGATTGAAAAAGAGGGAAAAATAACGGGAACGACACCCTATTGTTACCTATCAAGTATAGCATCCCAATGTAATCCCTCAAATCCCTGTGCTACATTG from Candidatus Brocadia sp. includes these protein-coding regions:
- a CDS encoding polysaccharide deacetylase family protein; the protein is MINGLTVDLEDWYHICGVEGYSDPQNWDTYENRIIRNTDKVLALLRTYKVRATFFVLGYIAFKEPDLIRTIKSEGHEIATHGFYHKRIFEMTEREFEEDVHKSISVISSNINEDVLGFRAPEWSIRKETPWMLKILRKLGILYDSSMVPLTRMGSRDFPLYPCKFTTDYGVIWEFPLTTTRLFWEHLPFTGGLPLRIFPYFYIVSKIQRINREGYPVIVYIHPWEFDVEQPHIDLPVSRRFMHYFNIKATCKKVEGLLQHFQFSTVKDVLGIRT
- a CDS encoding beta-ketoacyl-[acyl-carrier-protein] synthase family protein, with product MNRRVVVTGIGMITAHGIGIKANWTKIKSGMSSIQEIASFDSSKYRGKTGGEAREFSTATLNNLKNKRLDRASHLLIHTTREALADANIIDAVKNIPVLLSVGTTLGGMISGEIFHKEVIKRGLNRAKVSRVFDYLAHYQAIHLFKELELKGDFFVFSNACASGTDAIGHAFNSIRHGDYDVAICGGYDTMSEFSFAGFNSLMAITPTLCMPFDKKREGLVLGEGAGVLILEELEHAHKRNARILGEIAGYGASSDACHMTSPEPSGKGAAIAIKRALKDAGHPEIDYINAHGTGTKYNDIMETNAVVIAFESKAKEIPVSSIKPMIGHLLGGAGAVEAIVSLLSILYKTLIPNINYTTPDPECALNIVRESMGCNIKTVLSNSFGFGGSNAAIIIREYVWRN
- a CDS encoding beta-ketoacyl synthase chain length factor — translated: MEKLVLTGVGMVTSMGIGKEQFWNNVVNGSSGIKRLTKFPTAHETYCGEISDFHFDVSISDNRFRRAADISKYTLTAVNLAISDAGTKTLDDKDTALVVGITHGALNYAQAFHKSLVMEGVDDISPIHFSDSVLNAPAGNVSIGFGIKGPIHTLVGGATTAIKAVMLASRMLSSGVVSKSIVVSSDELNELSLHCYSRLGIHTLSEGSGAVLIEKEGKITGTTPYCYLSSIASQCNPSNPCATLHEVINQCLEKADIGPKDIDLVMTDSCVPVKSDLHDIPVGCIIPLSGNAFSLTVILHIIVSSLAINNGAIPKAIIRNGISISDCLQNVLIYSTEEDGIASAMILSKCL